In a genomic window of Magnolia sinica isolate HGM2019 chromosome 14, MsV1, whole genome shotgun sequence:
- the LOC131226286 gene encoding uncharacterized protein LOC131226286, with translation MNTMNLATLCRRVNLKELVTNVPVYDSVSDACGGGLSLLFRRWATKKTAGSTKNGRDSQPKNLGVKKFGGERVIPGNIIVRQRGTRFHPGDYVGIGKDHTLYALKEGNVRFERNKLTGRKWVHVDPKEGHVLHPIYTNTALEASDSQLNPSPC, from the exons ATGAACACAATGAATCTTGCAACACTATGCAGACGGGTAAATCTCAAGGAGCTAGTTACCAATGTTCCTGTATATGACAGTGTTAGCG ATGCATGTGGAGGGGGACTGAGCTTATTGTTCAGGCGTTGGGCTACAAAAAAGACAGCAGGATCCACAAAGAATGGCCGAGACTCCCAACCAAAGAATCTCGGTGTAAAGAAATTCGGTGGTGAG AGAGTAATACCCGGGAACATCATTGTTCGTCAGCGGGGCACTCGTTTCCATCCCGGCGATTATGTTGGAATAGGGAAGGATCACACCCTATATGCATTGAAAGAAGGGAACGTGAGGTTTGAACGTAACAAGCTGACTGGCCGCAAGTGGGTGCATGTCGATCCCAAGGAAGGCCATGTGCTTCACCCCATCTACACAAACACAGCTCTCGAAGCTAGCGACAGCCAGTTGAATCCATCTCCTTGTTAG